A stretch of the Arvicola amphibius chromosome 8, mArvAmp1.2, whole genome shotgun sequence genome encodes the following:
- the Fuca2 gene encoding plasma alpha-L-fucosidase, producing MLMRMRLALVLLLLQLLPLLSQCRATSPPRYDPTWKSLDSRPLPSWFDQAKFGIFIHWGVFSVPSFGSEWFWWYWQKEKRPKFVDFMNNNYPPGFRYEDFGVQFTAKYFNANRWADILQASGAKYVVLTSKHHEGFTLWGSKYSWNWNAVDEGPKRDIVKELEVAVRNNTALRFGLYYSLFEWFHPLFLEDKASVFEKQQFPMSKTLPELYELVTKYQPDVLWADGDGGAPDRYWNSTGFLAWLYNESPVRNTVVTNDRWGAGSICQHGGYYTCSDRYNPGHLLPHKWENCMTIDQFSWGYRREAGIGDYLTIEELVKQLVQTVACGGNLLMNIGPTLDGIIPVIFEERLRQMGMWLKVNGEAIYETHPWRAQNDTATPDVWYTTKPEKKIVYAIFLKWPISGKLFLGQPVGSLGETEVELMGHGQPLTWASSKPNGITVELPHLSFHQMPCRWGWTLALTNVT from the exons ATGCTGATGCGCATGCGCCTGGCACTCgtgctgctgctcctgcagctGCTACCGCTCCTGTCACAATGCAGGGCCACCAGTCCCCCGCGCTACGACCCCACGTGGAAGTCTCTGGACAGCCGCCCTCTGCCCTCCTGGTTCGACCAGGCCAAGTTCGGCATCTTCATCCACTGGGGAGTGTTCTCCGTGCCCAGCTTCGGTAGTGAATGGTTCTG GTGGTAttggcaaaaggaaaagagacccaAGTTTGTGGATTTTATGAACAATAATTACCCTCCTGGTTTCAGATATGAAGATTTTGGAGTACAGTTCACAGCCAAGTATTTCAACGCCAACCGCTGGGCAGATATTCTCCAGGCCTCTGGTGCCAAATATGTTGTCTTAACTTCCAAACATCACGAAG GCTTTACCTTGTGGGGTTCAAAgtattcctggaactggaatgccGTTGATGAGGGGCCAAAGAGGGACATCGTCAAGGAACTTGAGGTGGCCGTCAGGAACAACACTGCCTTGCGCTTTGGACTGTACTATTCCCTGTTTGAATGGTTCCACCCACTCTTCCTGGAGGATAAGGCCAGTGTTTTCGAGAAGCAGCAGTTTCCCATGTCTAAGACGTTGCCTGAGCTCTATGAGTTAGTGACTAAGTACCAGCCCGACGTTCTGTGGGCAGATGGAGATGGGGGTGCACCAGATCGCTACTGGAACAGTACTGGCTTCTTAGCCTGGCTGTACAATGAAAG CCCAGTTCGGAACACGGTAGTCACCAATGATCGCTGGGGAGCGGGTTCCATCTGCCAGCATGGTGGCTACTATACCTGCAGCGACCGTTATAATCCTGGACATCTTTTGCCACATAAATGGGAGAACTGCATGACAATAGATCAGTTCTCCTGGGGCTACAGGCGGGAAGCTGGAATCGGTGATTATCTTACAATTGAAGAATTGGTGAAG caacTTGTGCAAACAGTCGCGTGTGGAGGAAATCTTTTGATGAATATCGGTCCTACACTAGATGGCATCATCCCTGTAATTTTTGAGGAGCGATTACGGCAGATGGGAATGTGGCTCAAAGTCAACGGGGAGGCTATTTATGAAACACACCCTTGGAGAGCTCAGAATGACACTGCCACTCCAGATGTGTG GTACACAACTAAACCCGAGAAAAAAATAGTCTACGCTATTTTTCTTAAGTGGCCCATCTCAGGAAAGCTGTTTCTTGGACAACCTGTAGGTAGTCTGGGGGAAACAGAG GTAGAACTCATGGGCCATGGGCAGCCGCTGACCTGGGCTTCTTCAAAGCCAAATGGGATCACAGTGGAGCTGCCACACCTAAGTTTTCACCAGATGCCCTGCAGATGGGGATGGACTCTCGCACTAACTAATGTGACTTAA